The Streptomyces aurantiacus genome includes a region encoding these proteins:
- the eccB gene encoding type VII secretion protein EccB: MHSKRDQVQAHLFVMGRLASAMLRAEPDDPESPLGRTNRGAAIGVIIAVLVCAGAFVFGLIKPGGNDSWRSGENLIVDKQTGARYLYLDGRLRPVRNYASAQLIAGGGLGVTTVGTSSLAGTPHGAPIGIPDGPEALPGTGDLDSKPWLVCSGLRQRTTGVVTTTTTLALGTDEPQDVPGGRELGQADGLVVAGPGDTAYLLWQGSRLRLDKRANAAEALGYGSITPRPASAAFLDAFPLGPDLSPSDVPGRGADGPSLGGRSTRIGQLFRVDVPGSDARYHLLTREGLVPLTATGAALLLGDPETRAKAYGGAAATVATLGADSLTEHLAPRAAASRVNPAQLPEKPPKAVEVPAESVACADVDSAEGRVSVGASVLPESALPQAVQPPAPDVVPGCLRVDVIAVRAGKGALVRALSASGSALGDTTYLVTDEGVKYRLLSEEGLKALGYEGVEERTMPAPMLAMLPSGPDLTPEAASSGEARVTLRCPKE, translated from the coding sequence ATGCACAGCAAACGGGACCAAGTACAGGCGCATCTCTTCGTCATGGGAAGGCTGGCCTCGGCCATGCTGCGCGCCGAGCCCGACGATCCTGAGAGCCCACTGGGCCGGACCAACCGCGGCGCCGCGATAGGGGTGATCATCGCGGTGCTGGTGTGCGCCGGAGCCTTCGTCTTCGGGCTCATCAAGCCCGGCGGCAACGACTCGTGGCGTTCGGGGGAGAACCTGATCGTCGACAAGCAGACGGGCGCGCGCTACCTGTATCTGGACGGAAGGCTGCGCCCGGTGCGCAACTACGCGTCGGCCCAGCTGATAGCCGGCGGCGGACTGGGCGTCACGACGGTGGGCACCTCCTCGCTCGCGGGCACCCCGCACGGCGCGCCCATCGGCATCCCGGACGGCCCCGAAGCGCTGCCGGGCACCGGTGACCTGGACAGCAAGCCTTGGCTGGTGTGTTCCGGCCTCCGTCAGCGGACGACCGGGGTCGTCACGACGACCACGACGCTCGCTCTCGGCACGGACGAACCCCAGGACGTGCCGGGCGGAAGGGAGTTGGGACAGGCGGACGGGCTGGTCGTGGCCGGTCCCGGTGACACCGCGTATCTGTTGTGGCAGGGCAGCCGGCTGCGCCTGGACAAGCGGGCGAACGCGGCCGAAGCGCTGGGATACGGCAGCATCACACCGCGCCCCGCCTCGGCGGCGTTCCTCGACGCCTTCCCCCTGGGACCGGATCTGTCTCCTTCCGACGTGCCGGGCAGGGGAGCGGACGGGCCTTCTCTGGGCGGCCGGAGCACGCGGATCGGCCAGCTCTTCCGCGTTGACGTGCCGGGTTCCGACGCCCGGTACCACCTCCTCACGCGTGAGGGCCTCGTACCGCTCACGGCCACCGGTGCGGCCCTTCTGTTGGGGGATCCGGAGACCCGTGCGAAGGCCTACGGGGGAGCCGCCGCGACGGTGGCGACGCTCGGGGCCGACTCGCTGACGGAGCATCTGGCTCCGCGGGCCGCGGCATCCCGGGTGAACCCGGCGCAGCTGCCCGAGAAGCCACCGAAGGCGGTCGAGGTGCCTGCCGAGTCGGTCGCGTGCGCCGACGTGGACTCCGCGGAGGGCCGCGTCAGCGTGGGCGCGTCGGTACTGCCGGAGAGCGCGCTGCCCCAGGCCGTGCAGCCGCCGGCTCCCGACGTCGTACCGGGCTGTCTGAGGGTCGACGTCATCGCTGTACGAGCCGGAAAGGGCGCCCTGGTCAGGGCGTTGAGCGCGAGCGGCAGCGCACTGGGCGACACCACGTACCTCGTGACGGACGAGGGTGTGAAGTACCGGCTGCTGTCCGAGGAAGGCCTCAAGGCGCTGGGGTACGAGGGCGTCGAGGAACGGACCATGCCTGCGCCGATGCTCGCCATGTTGCCGAGCGGTCCGGACCTCACACCGGAGGCGGCCTCTTCGGGGGAGGCGCGGGTGACACTTCGGTGCCCGAAGGAATAG
- a CDS encoding YbaB/EbfC family nucleoid-associated protein, whose translation MSESIDDRVAKAMAHLKATEEAVAQAQVELNAASVTARSADRSVRVAVGAKGELTSLEFLDGKYRSMAASQLAASVLEAANAARAEMARRVVATLDPLTRMTSRGLAPERMGVDWSSIFGSLLAETSVEKGPTPMSRLRDEIHEDEEEPGAPTARGTENKRQKGE comes from the coding sequence TTGAGTGAGTCGATCGACGACCGTGTCGCCAAGGCGATGGCCCACCTCAAGGCGACCGAAGAAGCGGTGGCTCAGGCACAGGTCGAGCTGAACGCGGCGTCGGTGACCGCGCGCTCGGCGGACAGATCGGTGCGGGTGGCGGTCGGTGCCAAGGGGGAACTGACGAGCCTGGAGTTCCTCGACGGCAAGTACCGCTCCATGGCGGCCTCGCAGCTCGCCGCCTCGGTACTGGAAGCGGCGAACGCGGCCCGTGCCGAGATGGCCCGCCGGGTCGTCGCCACGCTCGACCCGCTCACCAGGATGACTTCCCGCGGTCTGGCCCCGGAGCGGATGGGGGTCGACTGGAGCTCGATCTTCGGTTCGCTGCTCGCCGAGACCTCGGTGGAGAAGGGGCCGACGCCGATGAGCCGGCTCCGTGACGAGATCCACGAGGACGAAGAGGAACCCGGCGCCCCCACCGCCCGCGGCACGGAGAACAAGCGACAGAAAGGTGAGTAG
- a CDS encoding WXG100 family type VII secretion target: MDFSDGYIYVDYNHAEGAADDMVTQSQSIMSIIANLEMELSELRNSWIGDDRDVYSDVQAKWDTAVGKIKELLAMHSNLLTEISANYRYTEQNLSQRWGDIRIGSR, encoded by the coding sequence ATGGACTTTTCGGACGGCTATATCTATGTCGACTACAACCACGCCGAGGGTGCGGCCGATGACATGGTCACCCAGTCGCAATCCATCATGAGCATTATTGCGAACCTGGAGATGGAGCTCAGCGAGCTCAGGAACAGCTGGATCGGTGACGACCGGGACGTCTACAGCGACGTGCAGGCGAAGTGGGACACCGCCGTCGGGAAGATCAAGGAACTTCTCGCCATGCATTCCAATCTGCTCACCGAAATCTCCGCCAACTACCGGTACACCGAGCAGAACCTCTCGCAGCGGTGGGGAGACATCAGGATCGGCAGTCGCTGA
- a CDS encoding type VII secretion system-associated protein → MAKVTVLDSEFLKTFINEQITAFQQTLEAIAKNDVTNGPAISSIASNKKTTTTIDSARPLILGGMAGEKSAVGGDALNSVIQKAAAELDGIIDEQTVLFEDLEAALWETIEKLNKNQGQSLEKIVADEFMEIFEDVDSSLAPEEEESDED, encoded by the coding sequence GTGGCCAAAGTCACGGTCCTTGACAGCGAGTTCCTGAAGACGTTCATCAACGAGCAGATCACGGCGTTCCAGCAGACCCTGGAAGCGATCGCCAAGAACGACGTGACCAACGGGCCCGCCATCAGTTCCATCGCCTCGAACAAGAAGACCACCACTACGATCGACAGCGCGAGGCCGCTCATTCTCGGCGGAATGGCCGGCGAAAAGTCCGCGGTCGGCGGGGACGCGTTGAACTCGGTCATCCAGAAAGCCGCGGCAGAGCTCGACGGCATCATCGACGAACAGACGGTTCTCTTCGAAGACCTCGAAGCGGCGCTGTGGGAAACGATCGAGAAGCTGAACAAGAACCAGGGACAGAGCCTGGAGAAAATCGTCGCCGACGAGTTCATGGAAATCTTCGAGGACGTCGACTCCAGCCTCGCCCCCGAAGAGGAGGAGTCGGACGAGGATTAG
- a CDS encoding AAWKG family protein (Members of this family are unrelated to eukaryotic Tcp10, although some members contain a repetitive region similar to a C-terminal repeat region of Tcp10.) — MADPKDNNDDNWKAALEMLTGYVMTTPRDKLFENLKGNDGIPMMHVRLDTVGQYYSSGFVGSGGWHTKNTDYTIPYYHSEDGSAGSTLTQIRAHITFLMTSTAAPPSGDDIIPGYSKTSDKLKDKGGWNKEGDKLDWDTNHLVQYLYGYKAALDQLLTWPYSTHGFSNRGVSVADGAYVDLASFTNAAKAFDRVVKFFEDSALTVGKWDTENIGEGSDAWDGTSAAIFKRLIHKLARNYEGYADQINGDGQAGADVTLDGTTVTSAPARALAQAQNVLHTQAQYLAQAYNAWRPESNPQRWLYDMLQNARLGLFDTMFDKSDIEISYFSESSALTLVALPGFSGDIHIDGKSYGDPGLMTTWKAIGEEAVRRWEESAQKFLGAAAADAIVAISDAFALAQNAFDTSITDKDKRGLAEIAAAEEADKEKKDAAKAAAEAKALAEKEKAEAKAEREKEKQEARKEKDEAKALAEKEKAEAKAEREKEKEEARKEKDEAKALAEKEKAEAKAEREKEKEEARKEKDEAKAEQEQEKTEAKAEQEKQKQEAEKEKAEAKAEQEKEKQEAQQEKEAAKAEQEQEKAAAKQEQEAAKADAEKEKEEAKAQNEQDRAEAKQAQEEAKQQAAQQQAFAVAQADQQRADAKKEKDAAKAEQAEEKAAAKQEQEAAKAEAEQEKEAAKAEQAEEKAAAKQEQEAAKAEAEQEKEAAKAEQAEEKAAAKQEQEAAKAEAEQEKEAAKAEQAEEKAAAKQEQEAAKADAEQEKEAAKAEQAEEKAAAKQEQEAAKAEAQREKEAAQAAATEEKEAAKSEQTDAKAEAERQQEQARQEAVTEKQQARLEAEQAKADAQADYDQQKSEARQERADAEQQADRQETQARQEYEQQKAEAREDREQAQQQAEQERAEARREYDREVAGGTDEQTAREEYDRRIADIDAAERDAIQQADRAEAEAKDAYNEEKAAAQQDREQARTDAEQARKDAKSEYDQRMGDIQAEYDRIGAGEKDIDELIRQRVADLPQPPDLSSFGQPGVGGSAGSAGSAYSSVFSDNLYNQDDLSSALGRPQGSGALTGASDGTTGGGSGAPMMPMMRGAGESGSGSSGERVRNVIEPGVGRSGRAAGTATTVEDEEHRVVPRSTQTSSSNTPFMPPMGGMPGAGGSGQQTESNDRERTTWLAEDEDVWGTDEGGAPQALGR; from the coding sequence ATGGCCGACCCCAAAGACAACAACGATGACAACTGGAAAGCCGCGCTCGAGATGCTCACCGGCTACGTCATGACGACGCCGCGGGACAAGTTGTTCGAGAATCTGAAGGGGAACGACGGCATCCCGATGATGCACGTCCGGCTGGACACCGTGGGCCAGTACTACAGCTCGGGATTCGTCGGCTCGGGCGGCTGGCACACGAAGAACACCGACTACACCATTCCGTATTACCACAGCGAGGACGGATCGGCGGGCAGCACGCTGACCCAGATCCGGGCGCACATCACCTTCCTGATGACGAGCACGGCCGCTCCGCCGAGCGGGGACGACATCATCCCCGGGTACTCGAAGACGAGCGACAAGCTGAAGGACAAGGGAGGCTGGAACAAGGAGGGGGACAAACTCGACTGGGACACCAACCATCTGGTCCAGTACCTCTATGGTTACAAGGCGGCCCTGGATCAGTTGCTCACGTGGCCTTACAGCACGCATGGTTTCTCGAACCGCGGCGTGTCCGTCGCCGATGGTGCCTACGTCGATCTGGCCTCCTTCACGAACGCGGCCAAGGCATTCGACCGGGTGGTCAAGTTCTTCGAGGACAGCGCCCTCACCGTCGGCAAATGGGACACCGAGAACATCGGTGAGGGAAGTGATGCCTGGGACGGCACGTCGGCGGCCATCTTCAAGCGGCTCATCCACAAACTGGCACGGAACTACGAGGGATACGCCGACCAGATCAACGGCGACGGCCAGGCAGGAGCGGACGTAACCCTCGACGGTACGACGGTGACCTCCGCTCCCGCGCGCGCTCTGGCCCAGGCCCAGAACGTGCTCCACACCCAGGCGCAGTACCTGGCGCAGGCGTACAACGCGTGGCGGCCCGAGAGTAATCCGCAGCGTTGGCTCTACGACATGCTGCAGAACGCAAGACTGGGCCTGTTCGACACGATGTTCGACAAGTCGGACATTGAAATCTCCTATTTTTCAGAATCCAGCGCTTTGACGCTCGTCGCGCTGCCCGGCTTCTCCGGTGACATTCATATCGACGGCAAGTCCTACGGGGACCCCGGTCTCATGACGACGTGGAAGGCGATCGGCGAAGAAGCCGTGCGTCGGTGGGAGGAGTCCGCCCAGAAATTCCTCGGCGCGGCGGCTGCCGATGCCATTGTTGCTATCTCTGATGCGTTCGCTCTGGCACAGAACGCTTTTGACACCAGCATCACCGACAAGGACAAGCGGGGACTCGCGGAGATAGCCGCGGCGGAGGAGGCAGACAAGGAGAAGAAGGACGCCGCGAAAGCCGCGGCGGAGGCCAAGGCTCTGGCCGAGAAGGAGAAGGCGGAGGCCAAGGCGGAACGGGAGAAGGAGAAGCAGGAGGCGAGGAAGGAGAAGGACGAGGCCAAGGCTCTGGCCGAGAAGGAGAAGGCGGAGGCCAAGGCAGAGCGGGAGAAGGAGAAGGAAGAGGCGAGGAAGGAGAAGGACGAGGCCAAGGCTCTGGCCGAGAAGGAGAAGGCGGAGGCCAAGGCAGAGCGGGAGAAGGAGAAGGAAGAGGCGAGGAAGGAGAAGGACGAGGCGAAGGCCGAGCAGGAGCAGGAAAAGACAGAAGCCAAGGCGGAGCAGGAGAAGCAGAAGCAGGAGGCCGAGAAGGAGAAGGCCGAAGCGAAGGCCGAACAGGAGAAGGAGAAGCAGGAGGCACAGCAGGAGAAGGAAGCGGCCAAGGCCGAGCAGGAGCAGGAGAAGGCCGCCGCGAAGCAGGAACAGGAAGCCGCCAAGGCGGACGCCGAGAAGGAGAAGGAGGAGGCCAAGGCACAGAACGAGCAGGACCGGGCCGAAGCCAAGCAGGCCCAGGAAGAAGCTAAGCAGCAGGCAGCACAGCAGCAGGCGTTCGCCGTCGCCCAGGCGGACCAGCAACGGGCCGACGCCAAGAAGGAGAAGGACGCCGCCAAGGCGGAGCAGGCCGAGGAGAAGGCGGCGGCGAAGCAGGAGCAGGAGGCGGCCAAGGCCGAGGCCGAGCAGGAGAAGGAAGCGGCGAAGGCGGAGCAGGCCGAGGAGAAGGCGGCGGCGAAGCAGGAGCAGGAGGCGGCCAAGGCCGAGGCCGAGCAGGAGAAGGAAGCGGCGAAGGCGGAGCAGGCCGAGGAGAAGGCGGCGGCGAAGCAGGAGCAGGAGGCGGCCAAGGCCGAGGCCGAGCAGGAGAAGGAAGCGGCGAAGGCGGAGCAGGCCGAGGAGAAGGCGGCGGCGAAGCAGGAGCAGGAAGCCGCCAAGGCGGACGCCGAGCAGGAGAAGGAAGCGGCGAAGGCGGAGCAGGCCGAGGAGAAGGCGGCGGCGAAGCAGGAGCAGGAAGCCGCCAAGGCCGAGGCCCAGCGGGAGAAGGAGGCAGCCCAGGCGGCAGCCACCGAGGAGAAGGAAGCCGCGAAGTCGGAGCAGACCGACGCGAAGGCCGAGGCGGAGCGCCAGCAGGAGCAGGCCCGGCAAGAGGCCGTAACGGAGAAGCAGCAGGCGCGGCTCGAGGCGGAGCAGGCCAAGGCCGACGCGCAGGCCGACTACGACCAGCAGAAGTCCGAGGCCCGGCAGGAGCGCGCGGACGCGGAGCAGCAGGCCGACCGCCAGGAGACACAGGCGCGACAGGAGTACGAGCAGCAGAAGGCCGAGGCCCGGGAAGACCGGGAGCAGGCCCAGCAGCAGGCGGAACAGGAACGCGCGGAAGCACGGCGGGAGTACGACCGCGAGGTGGCGGGCGGCACCGACGAGCAGACGGCCCGCGAGGAGTACGACCGCCGGATCGCCGACATCGACGCCGCCGAACGGGACGCAATCCAGCAGGCCGACAGGGCCGAGGCGGAGGCCAAGGACGCCTACAACGAGGAGAAGGCCGCCGCCCAGCAGGACCGCGAACAGGCGCGTACGGACGCGGAGCAGGCGCGGAAGGATGCCAAGTCCGAGTACGACCAGCGCATGGGGGACATCCAGGCCGAGTACGACCGGATCGGAGCCGGCGAGAAGGACATCGACGAGCTGATCCGCCAGCGCGTCGCCGATCTGCCGCAGCCGCCCGATCTCTCGTCGTTCGGGCAGCCGGGCGTCGGGGGCTCCGCCGGTTCCGCGGGCTCGGCGTATTCCTCCGTGTTCAGCGACAACCTCTACAACCAGGACGATCTGTCGTCCGCGCTGGGCCGCCCGCAGGGCAGCGGTGCCCTGACCGGCGCCTCCGACGGTACGACTGGGGGCGGTTCGGGGGCGCCGATGATGCCGATGATGCGGGGCGCCGGCGAGTCGGGATCGGGATCGTCCGGCGAACGGGTCCGCAACGTCATCGAGCCCGGTGTCGGCCGCTCCGGCCGGGCGGCCGGTACCGCGACGACCGTCGAGGACGAGGAACACCGCGTCGTCCCGAGGTCCACGCAGACCAGCAGCAGCAACACGCCCTTCATGCCGCCGATGGGAGGCATGCCCGGGGCGGGCGGGTCCGGACAGCAGACGGAGAGCAACGACCGCGAGCGGACCACCTGGCTGGCGGAGGACGAGGACGTCTGGGGCACCGACGAGGGCGGCGCACCGCAAGCCCTCGGGCGATGA